The Branchiostoma lanceolatum isolate klBraLanc5 chromosome 3, klBraLanc5.hap2, whole genome shotgun sequence DNA segment tcttcgttcagtttattgatatacttgtgcttgtacaatgtatattgataGTTGCTATATGGAAATTTTAGCCTAAATGTGAAATTTTACCTCAATGTGTTACAAAACCTCCCTATGGGGAGGGCGCTCTACTACACCGACCCTCTGACCTCTCCATCCACCTGTGTTAGTCGTAGTTCTTGTGACAGTGTTGGTCTACTTAGTGCCGGGTCACTGATTTAACATTTTTATtgattgttcttgttgttgctaTTGATTATTAGCGATACGCAGGATGTAGAACATTAGACAGTGAGATATTGTGCCTACTATTGATCATACGGTAAATTTTCTCCTGTAATATGGGCATGTCACAACTTGCACCCTCCATTGTACTTTGTATTGTGATAATGGCTTTATCATCTGATCTCAAAGTGATCTACCTTAATGCTAGAAGTGTCAAATCTGTAAACCATTGCAGAAACAAATTGCTACAACTGGAGAACTTGATCCATCTTGAATCTCCAGACCTTTTAGCAATCACAGAAACAtggttaacgttgggtaacctaaattcgtggggtacttaaagtcgggatttttcgaaaacggggtatttagggatatgtgctagatgcaaaatcagttataacgccagcaatgcaaagcagatagactaacgtattcagaacactggctgaaaagcttcgataaccatgcattagaagttggcgacgtcaaaaactctccgtcccttattgacagagtctgggggcttcgtgggagaatcacccagcacggttgttcgctggtttataagacaaatgtcacatctcctgcctgctaaacacaattatttataagacaacttattacaatctcttttgctaacctgcaactggattctaagtgtgaccaatcatcaaaactcctctctgttgctacaacctacggcacgtgtattttcccgccgccatattgttaaccagaatcctgttgtcaagcagacgacaaacgtttgtgaggaacactttttgtctaaatgctgcgtgtgatagtggactgaggaagatgttttcctcaaagtttgctcctaacacaacaaggaacacatggacatagtagtattaccattgctacggcatccagctaacttcccacgaataatgtaacgttacacgttgcccgatgatgacgatgggccgactttgagtgaagttctaccgactcaacacacgggttgttccggaactggcctgatgtgtgcggtacggccgttttttcgtgtattttttttacttggacacgtctatatccatagcactctcctcaagccaaggatagaacgaatagctgttgtataaaatgtgattagcggtaagatattcaagacgaatcttttctcccgaattaatgtgccccctgtccgacagcaccgtaattgtgcgtgcggaggacggtagtttcaagttgaaatattatggtgtcagcacgactagagacaaaatctaccatatatatgattagtgcaaagatagtacatgatactgacagaataatagaaaaaaaggatggtttattgttctgctagattgatttcagtcaaccattatcggaaaaatcccgaatttaggttacccaacgttaactcCTGACATTTACGATCAAGAGGTCATTCCATCTGAATTTGTCACCTATCGTAAGGACCGACATGCTACTCACAACGATAAGGCAGGTGGGGGAGTCCTACTAGCTGTTAGATCATCAGTATGCAGTAGGCGCAGACCGGACCTGGAACCTCAAGACGAAATCCTCGTTTGTGAACTCCACCCCCCTACCTTGGGGAAGTTTGCTATAGTTCTTTGTTACAGACCTCCTTCTGGTGACCTGGCACCATTTACACGCAACATGTTCTCTGTCTTAGAGAGTGTACACAAAGAATACAGCATGTGCTGTGTACTCGGTGACTTTAACCTGCCTCGTATCAACTGGTCCAGCTGTGTTGTGACAAACGAGGGTAAGGAAGCTGACTTTTGTAACCTGATCAACAATCACTTCCTCCAACAACTAAACCAAGTGCCCTCAAATTCGTGTCGGAACTTACTTGACCTCGTGTTCACAGACTTTCCTGGTAGTTTTTCCAAGATCAGTGAGCTACCCGCAGCCTTTGACACTGACCAAACAGTGTTGGAGTTCACTCTTCATTGTCGCCGACACAAGCGCGCCCTACCTCGGAAAGTGTACAACTTTAAGCGAGCAGACTGGGGTGGCCTCAATGCACACCTAGAGTCGTTGGGTTTATCTGAGTCTGTCACTAACTGCACCAATATCGATTCTGCATGGGAGGCGTGGTCTTCTGCTGTGCAATCTGCTGTGGACGAGTTTGTGCCATGTCGCAAACTTAAGTCTTCTACCACTCCTCCCTGGATAGATAGTGAAGTGCGAAATCTCCAGAACAAGAAGCGTACCGCTTGGAAAAGAGCAAAGCGTACTGACGCTCCCTCTCACTGGGTGAAATTTCGCAAGTTACGTAACAGGCTGAAAAATATCTTGTCAGCTAAGTACAACAAGTATCTGGCTAGCCTGTTGTCCACCCTTCACGAGTCACCAAAGAGATTTTGGGCTTTTGTACGAGCTAAGTCTAAATCTAAGTCGTTACCAAGTGTAGTTAACCTCAATGGCTCTGTCGCGCAGCCCGCACTTGACAAGGCAAACCTATTCAACGAGTACTTTTACTCCACCTTTACTCCATCAGACTCTATGGTTAAGAAGCCTACCATTGATGTTAAAGTTGTGGGCAGCTTGTGCAATCTGTCGTTTACTGTCGAATCTGTTACTTATGTGCTTACCAACTGCAACACTAGTAAGGCTGTAGGCCCAGATAACATCTCTGCACATGTATTGAAGAGTTGTGCGGGAACTCTTGCACCGTCCTTAACTCTGTTATTCAACAAGTCAATATCTCTCGGTCAGGTCCCTGGTAAGTGGAAGGATGCTAATGTGTCACCTGTCCACAAAAAAGGTGACAAGGAGAATGTGGCCAACTACAGGCCAGTCTCTTTGTTGTCTTTGGTAAGTAAAGTCATGGAACGATGCTTGTACAATACTGTATTTCCTATATTACGAGGGTCAATTCATGACTTCCAACATGGGTTCACTCCTGGCCGCTCCACTACCACTCAACTCCTCGAAACATACCACCAAGTAGGGTCCATACTCGACAGAGGGGGGCAAGTCGACATGTTATTCCTCGACTTTGCCAAGGCATTTGATTCTGTCTCCCATGCTCTTTTGATACATAAACTTCAGAGGTATGGTTTCAGTGGTAATGTCTTGGCATGGTTTGCCTCATATTTGACCAATCGTCGACAACGGGTGGTGGTGGAGGGATGCTGCTCTGAATGGCCTCCTGTTACATCAGGAGTCCCTCTGGGCTCCATCCTTGGGCCATTACTCTTTCTTTTATATATCAATGACCTACCTTGTATAGTGGAACACTCTTCTGTTGCTCTTTTTGCTGACGACTCTAGATGTTTTAGGGAAGTCTGCAACCTGAGTGACTGTATGAAATTACAAGATGATGTCACAACTATGTATAATTGGAGTCTCAGATGGAAGATGTCGTTTCATCCTTCCAAATGCAAGTTGTTGCGTTTGACTCGTTCTAAGAGACCAATCCTGTACTCATATTATATATCCGATACTGTTGTGTCCTCTGTTGATAGCATGAACGACCTTGGGGTCATTGTGCAGCCAGACTTACACTGGGATAGTCACATTGTAAAGATGGTAGCCAACGCAAATTCCATGTCTGGCTTCACTAAGCGCACTATTGGCTTTAACGCTAACACCGATGTTTGTAGAGCCCTATATACCACCTTAGTCAGAAGCAATCTAGAATATTGCACTCCCTTATGGTCTCCGCATTCTCGGAAACTAATGTCTTTAGTTGAGGATGTACAACGCCGGGCAACCAAATTCATCCTAGGACCCCAGGCTAGCGACCTCACCTACAAAGAAAGACTAACAACATTGCGACTACTACCACTTACGTTTAGGCGTGAGGTTTGTGACGTTATGATATTTGTGAAGTCAAGGTCAGTTGTGGGAAAGTATGTCTCGTTTCCCTCTAGACCCACAAGGAGTCTAAGATCCTACAGGCTTACTCCTATCAGGTCTAAGACCTCGGCGCACAGTCACTCCTACATTCCTAGGCTTGTTACCACCTGGAATAAGCTAAGTCCAGACCTTCGGTGTATTGGTGAGGGAGTAGCTCTCTCATCTGACATTATGTCATTTAAACATAAACTCCTTAAGGACACCTACAGCAGATTTAACACCTTTTACAACCCTAATCTGCCATGTACCTGGACCACTTCATGTGGGTGTGGCTCATGTGTTGCCTCAAGACCGCACTAGATTCATCATGACACTTTTATTGTATTCATTGTATTTATTCAGTGTACATTATTAgttccatgtttgtttgtatgacgatgtaatttcatgatttttcttttagaATTTGTATAAATATTtgaatgtattgtattgtttgggagggcaacttgtaaaggtgcgcaagcacctgttttgccctccctttcactttgtgatgaatcgaaataaacaaataaacaaaaataaacaaatatgtcTGTgcaaatacaacatcatgctgaaaataccagtgttctAATTCGTTCCAGTCTTGaactgtatttgttgaatcACTTCGGTCGAAATCTGAATCCTTACCTACCGACTGTGATTTTTCAGCACCGTAAtacggtaaatgctacggatgtcagatTTCAGgcgtaggtacctttaggaaggAGGAATACATATGGATccaaatcatgctaatgaggacattatTGGCATAATGTATGCaataacttgtatttcccttacggtaaatgctacggatttAATATTGGAAGtgtaggtacatttaggaaaTATAAATTCACCTGGATATAgattatgcttatgaggacctATTTTGCATAACATATGCAGGAACTTATATTCTACATGCTACGGATgccatattggaggtgtaggcgaatacacctgaatgcgcgttatgctaatgaagacttcatttgtataatttatgcagaaaattcaTATGTCTTCTGTGGCCACTGGTAGGGATTTTCTATTCGAGGcataggtagctttaggaatgatgaatacaatggaatgtgtgttatgctaatgagggccttcTTTAAGCTTTGCATAAtgcaaaaacatcattttttcaTACTTCCTTCATTAATGGGAGGGAAAtgggaaatatcctgcattttctcgaaaatattgcctttctagttataacTTACATTGCCAAGCACACAAATAGTCTACTGCTTCTTTGTTACATCTCTGTTGAGTTGACGATTAAGGAAAAGCATCGATGTGAGACGTAGTAAATCGGGAGAGGACCTGCTTATCTATGGTTTTTCCGGTAGGTAACCGATGCAGTGGATATCTAATGTATGCTACTAGAATCCTAGGTTGAGAGGCTAATTTCCGTCTCGTAAACGGTTGTCGCCATTCAAAGCGGTTGATGCAATTTTATGTGTATTATTAGGCCCGTCGTAAACTGTTGCAAAGCCGTGATGTTTCGTGGCGTAATGTGTAGGGTTTTAGGATTAGGGTTTTTGACCCGGGTTCGAATTACCGTTTTTGCCGACCCCCCAGCCAAGGTTATGATACTCTTGGATCCGGTATCGACCGGTCAGCGATATGGCATGGACCATTTTAAAATGGCAATGGACAATGTTTAAGTCACCTGACTGCAAACATTAGAATCCTGATGCACGGTACCTTCAcaagcctggaactgaaacaggatgacactcaggctacggTACTTTCCCTAAGCACGTGCCTACCATATTGTAAACCACCTCTACAGCAACTCTGTCAGTGCTTTCAGTGCTTGGGCTGCCAGCTAGGCAGTTGTATAAACGTCCAGTGAAGGTCTTCAAGTCGGAGGTTAGCTGCATGGTCCAGCCATGTGGTGCCCCTCGAATGAGTCTGACGCCGTCCTTGTAAGGTGGCCGAGTTGTTGAAGCCTGGGTGACCTATTTTCCTACGTACGCAGAGCCTCGCCCGCGGTCTATACAAcataccttggggaggctctgctaaaccggggtTTCTTCTTTTGTGGGCGTTGCCTCTAACTAGCTGTtacccaatcagagaatcgcctcaatgttttctttaggtgaAGAATATTCTCTGATTAGTTGACAGATCCACGCCctcaaaagtggaaacctcggCTCTTTTTAGCAGAGCCTCTCGACGATATATTGCATTGGCCACCGGcaaggctctgcgtaggagaatgaaTTGGCTAACCTTATCTTGCGAGAGATGGAACTTGCTTCGTCATCTTGCAGTGTGTGGCGCTTGGAAATAGCGTCAAGAATCTCAAGATGTTGCTCCAGTGTTACGAGGACAGTCCAGGATTTTGAGCCATTCAGTAACATTATTAGAGAGAACTAATCAGTGTGTTAGCCTTGATTGAGAGTTGTTCATCTGACCAGAGATCACCGTTGCTGGTCATGGCAGTTGCCGCCCGGCCAATGCGGGCCATCTGGAATACTTCTGCAGCCCTTTGCAGTTTTGTTCCCAATGCatcttaagttttctacaacttcTGTTTGGACGTTGATACAATGTCTTGCCGGACGGAGGCTCAAAAGTCATTCAAACTTGGAATCTTGGTCTTTTGCCAGCTGATCATCAGTTGGATGGCTTACTTTGGTCAAGGACATTACTTAAGTAGTGGTCCTAACACGAAACCTTGTGGAATACATTCTCCGATCTTACTCCAAAGGGAGACTTATCCCTTTCTAATGTCATTGGTTTGGTGACTTGATATCATTCAACTAATACGGGTAAAACTCTAgtctgactaaatcgcgctcctagcggccggcccgacggataccgccCCCTTGGGCTAGGTAAAACTCGGCATGCCATTTTCATATCTACCACAAATCTGAATCCAAAAGACAAGCTAAGGCCGAAGCCCAGCTATAATAATAATAGCGTCTCGTTTCAATGTTCTGTAGTTCCGTCTTCTATAAGCTCGAGAGTCCATTCTCATATCTATGGCAAATCTGAATCCACCACACAAGCTAAGACTACCAGAAGTCCAGCTATGACAATGGCCGAGAGCAAAACGTCGCGTTTCAAAGTTCTGTAGTTCCGTCTCCTAGCCCCGTTCTTACGACACAACAGTCGTACCAGCTCCATAGAGGAAATATTCAGCAAGACAACATCGCCCGCCATGAAGGCAGCGTCCCGGTACTGTTGGTGAAACTTTCCCTTCGACTGAAGCACGCTTTCCACGAACTGATCCCTCCCCGTGGCCATGATGTGAAATAAGGCAATACTGGCGATAAATAAGAGCGCACGGGGAGAGATGGGCACAGCTTTGTCTATCTGAGACACCACAACCACAGTGGACGCCATCTCCGTCAGAGTAAAGGTTAACTGATGCCACCACTTCGTGTAGAAATCGTCGTTGTAATACCCGATGAAAACCCACCATGAGTAGTAATGGGAGTGGATGGCGGTTAGCAGGAGGAAGAGCATTGACGACCTGATCTTGCTTCTCAGGGCGACGCGCACGACATAAACGACGCATTCGTACGTCAGCAGGACAGCGACAATCGTCAGTGTCCACATATTCAGCGTCTGCGGCGTGACGTTAAAGTATATGTGTCTGTAGCTGTTGAAAACGATGCCCTTTTGAAACGTAGCGTTGAAGACGGTGTCCCAGCAACCGCAGGTGCAACTGTGCCGGTCGACGACTGGTTTCTTGGGCCAGACTAGTTCGAATAATACCCCGAAGTGAGCGTAGGGCAGGAGTGCGAGAATGAACACGGATAGAAGAATACCTACGCAGGTATACATCGCTGGGTGTTTTCGTTTGACCCGAGAAATCCAGTGACCTGTGACTTTATCTTAGACCGGTTGAACGGGCCCGACGGGTTAGGCTCGTGGATGACGTTATACGAcgggtgacctttgacacctctATATCGAATTGCCGTAACATTCAGATATAAAGGGAGGGCTTTAGAGCCGAGTAACATGCTATCCgatagaggtattgttttgagtgtgtatgtgtgatcgCACCTGTagctcaagatccttttgatggatttctAGGAAttctggtatgtgggtagttattgaggtcccgaCGAAACATTGTAATCTTTCAGGTCTTGTAGAATTACAGTGTAAATTAACTGTAATGCTATCTTGTAGCATTACAGTGTAATGCTACAAGACCTGAAAGATTACAACGTCTCTTCGGGACCTGATTACAGGCagacacccccttcctgaaagtagtgtggtatagtccatagaCAGCTGGTCTGCCTGGCAAGGCCAATTACCTTGATTTGGGACACCTCAGTGGCTTGTGACTTATTGTTGAGCTTCAACTTTTATAGCGCATGATAAGGCTAGGGCTATGGCAttaaaaaattcacaaaaatatgagatcttcaatttctttgtttcttctaATCGCCATTTAATGACAATTCCGTTTTTGAAGGAtgataatatatacaaggcttCACAAATGATGTTTCCAGAGCTCTCTTTACCACATTGCACTACATGAGGCAGTGACAGATTTTGTCACCTGAACAAATTCTTTTTCCTTCAGACCCATTTTATTGACACCTATCATGTATACTGTATAGTAGTATCCATTCTTTGTGGAAAAAATAATCAAGAAAACATTatcagcttgaaagttcatctgtgttcgtagaaatcattctgaagcaatgtacaatgtaatttccaacacaaaaatatttctaCTAATATAATGTTTCCCTTTCCTTTGAAAAATACTGAAGTTGGACAGTTGAAATTTGGGAAAGTCCAACAAATCTATCCACAATTGCAAATTATTTGTAAATGGAATGCTTTATAATTGTTTTAAACATTGAATGCAATTTCTCCGTTTCATTTAAAAAAGTCAAGAATGCTATCAATCTAACGAttggaacaaacaaaaatttctCGATTCATTCCCCAACTAATCAATGGCTGTTTTACACAATACATCTCTCTTGCTGCAACAAAGAAGCTTTGCTACTGTATGTACTGCAGTCGGAATAACTTGCAATAAGCATATTCATCACTTAAGCGTATGGCCTTTACAATCGTCGTAAAGTTGTTGTACGAGTTGTCAATTTTTCAAGCAAGCTGTGACAGAACCTACCACCAACAAAGATCTAAGACAGCTGAACGACACATGCACAACTGTCCCAAGAGTGCCCTCGGTTTGCgattgtaccggtactgtaaatagttttaagttcacggcgaaTCTAGTTTTAATTCTGCAGTTGGGAGGAAATGGCTTTTTccccagtggttttaagtttgtggtaaagagaTTACtgtgaaaacaatgaacattaaaccaccacaaacataaaggcatttacagtatcatggtgAAGGTGTGGcatatatacattttgtcatCAACTCAGTCTATTCCAtgtttttagtacatgtatatgtgtgtagtTACAGAAAGTTAGATGAGAGTGTTACATCCCATAATCAGTTTTTTTCCCCTGaaaaaattgtacaaattaTTTCTGTCCTAGCTGTGAAGAATACTGGATGTTCTTATGAATGTCTAAACCATAACATTGCCTTTCAGCTTAACACCCCTCCATATCTATTTTTAGGATTGGCTTGTTAAATGTTATTGGAACTCAGTGCCAAGATTATTGAAAGTCTGACATGGTAGGGTAAGTGGATGTAGCATGATGTAACATACTAGTAAGTTCTTTATTTTAAAAACAGTTCCATGAAGCAAGTTTATACACCCTCAAGTTCTGAAGCTCCACCCTAACCAGATATCATATATTATTCACTTGTCTATGAAATACCAAAAAAACTTCCATAATCTATAGACACAAGCAATTTCTCAACCAGCTTTAGATGAAAAATAAACAGCAAGAAGTGGAGGGGTAAGGTAGATACAGCAACAGATACAACAGCTTTAACAACTACTATACAGACAGATAGATTATaatttcattttctatttttttgcaTAGAAACCCTCAAGGCTAGACacatattcaattcaaagaatGACCATACAAGTAAGTAGTTTACTGGACCCTAGATGAATCAAGGCTTAATTGGAAAATCTCTATATTTTGCTGACTTGTGACCACCCTTCAAAGTTCACAAAGCTTGTGGGAAAGAAAAGAATTCCTACTAAGGTTAACAATCAAAATTTTACAATCAAATTGTAATATTCAGACTCAGACAACTACTGGTAATCAGACTCATGGTGGTTAcaattcacaatacaaactgTCAAATTCTTAGGGTTGAGAACAGAAACCATTCTGCTTCTTGTTACTTTGATCCTTCTTTGTAGTAAACAAATAAGATTTGCCAAGAAAAAGCAATGGGACAAATATACAGATTACATCAATGACTGGTATAGTGACCATTGTGTCTTTGACAGCTATTAAACTGAGCAAAACAGATGGAACATCTGAGGAAGATGTTTActgttaatcttgaaatgttcccaATGGCTTTATTTACACGAAATCATAACACTGCAActgtttttgtgctacagtattgcTTTGACACTGCAAGAACCTTTTTTCCATTCTTACTGCGAAATCTAATTCCAGTAAAAATAAATGaacctacccccctccccccacaatGAGTACAACACACAATCACAAAGTACTGTAGATGCTCTGGTGCCTACAATtcataatatccaagcagatccaacggttgcgaagactgtatccaactgtCAGAAGaaatttttattgcaaccgttggatctgcttggagattatgaattGTACTACAATTCACATCTTTATAGAAATCACTACAACTTTTCATACATGCTTCTGTATATGTGCAGAATATTTCAAGCACAAGATGCAATTTACAAGATGGTTTTCCCAACTATTACAAAGTGTTGAAAAGTCACCCACAGATACCCAATTATCATGCTCCAGGCAGTACttaaataacgcttaacgggaCACATTTCATCATTTGGACATTCAAGTCTGTTTATACACGGAAGAAATTCTGACCTTTACTAAATTACTAtttatttcattccttttcaATCTAAGGTTCAATCTTCAATATAAGGCTACTGTCCTTATAAGTTTTATGCTCGGTCCCCTTTAATGCTCACATAAGCATTGGTGAGAGTGTACAAAGTAAGCAAGTGACTATTgaagatggtacccaggctggcAGAAGACAGGATAATAGCCCCAAAATTAAATAAATTTGAAATAACTGACCTTATGGTAGCTATGGTTTTGGTAATGAGTTCACTGGATTGTTCCGATGTATTTGTGGGGTGCCTGGCAAAACTAGGCTGCAAACACCGGCACAACCGGACCCTCTCCTGTGACTTTTGGGCA contains these protein-coding regions:
- the LOC136429558 gene encoding uncharacterized protein, which encodes MYTCVGILLSVFILALLPYAHFGVLFELVWPKKPVVDRHSCTCGCWDTVFNATFQKGIVFNSYRHIYFNVTPQTLNMWTLTIVAVLLTYECVVYVVRVALRSKIRSSMLFLLLTAIHSHYYSWWVFIGYYNDDFYTKWWHQLTFTLTEMASTVVVVSQIDKAVPISPRALLFIASIALFHIMATGRDQFVESVLQSKGKFHQQYRDAAFMAGDVVLLNISSMELVRLLCRKNGARRRNYRTLKRDVLLSAIVIAGLLVVLACVVDSDLP